From the Fulvia fulva chromosome 2, complete sequence genome, one window contains:
- a CDS encoding Endoglucanase E1, with translation MIRRTLLLSATILAITFLFFSLQSFPSGQAQFAYLPRQRSRYQWNTTDDMLLFQPPLRTAGRHIIDANGERVKLASINWYGASVIFFVPGGLDFRHRDEIAATIRQMGFNSVRFPYSDQMVIENPIVPPEVISANLDLLDNYDLGHNESLSESDEPQGPRALDVYFACVKAMTDIGLAVIPNDHITNAHWCDGMNLCDSSWKNDHLGPFCKIKQTTDSWIDNWKIIMRPLADNPLVIGADLRNEPRGFWGTMTWNMWATAAEKASEALLSIQPNWLMFVEGISSANDCGGARSRPIKLSVADRVVYSSHVYSWSGWSTLVPYGKRPYPSFPTDMDKNWAFLIRGNIAPVWVGESGAPHHAGDQDRNYWDHLMKFLDEIDADYGYWALNPRKPGGYDNETYGLLRDDWETPVDDYRLADLQKLMKPRKERTVKFNVQQ, from the coding sequence ATGATTCGAAGAACGCTGCTACTCTCGGCGACGATCTTGGCCATCACTTTCTTGTTCTTCAGCTTACAATCGTTTCCCTCAGGCCAGGCCCAGTTTGCTTATCTTCCTAGGCAACGCTCGAGGTACCAATGGAACACTACGGATGACATGCTGCTATTTCAACCGCCCCTGCGGACGGCGGGGAGGCACATTATCGATGCCAATGGTGAGAGGGTGAAGTTGGCGAGTATCAATTGGTACGGTGCTAGCGTTATCTTCTTTGTGCCGGGTGGCTTGGACTTCCGGCATCGTGATGAGATCGCTGCCACAATCCGCCAGATGGGCTTCAACTCTGTGAGATTCCCATATTCAGACCAGATGGTAATCGAAAACCCGATCGTTCCGCCCGAAGTCATCTCAGCGAATCTGGATCTGTTAGACAATTACGATTTGGGTCACAACGAGAGTCTGTCCGAGTCTGATGAACCTCAAGGACCACGCGCGCTGGACGTCTACTTCGCATGCGTTAAGGCGATGACTGACATTGGTCTTGCTGTGATACCGAATGATCACATCACTAATGCACATTGGTGCGATGGTATGAATTTGTGCGATTCAAGCTGGAAGAATGACCATCTCGGACCTTTCTGCAAGATCAAGCAGACCACCGACTCATGGATCGATAACTGGAAGATTATTATGAGACCACTGGCAGACAATCCGCTCGTCATCGGAGCTGATCTACGCAACGAGCCCAGAGGATTCTGGGGGACGATGACTTGGAACATGTGGGCGACAGCGGCAGAGAAAGCCAGCGAGGCACTATTGTCAATTCAGCCCAACTGGCTCATGTTTGTGGAAGGGATCTCGTCCGCCAACGATTGTGGCGGCGCGCGCTCTCGTCCAATTAAACTCTCCGTCGCAGACCGAGTTGTCTACAGCAGTCACGTCTACTCATGGTCTGGCTGGTCTACACTGGTTCCTTATGGCAAACGTCCATACCCTTCATTCCCAACGGACATGGACAAGAACTGGGCCTTCCTGATCCGCGGAAATATCGCTCCTGTGTGGGTGGGCGAGTCTGGTGCACCACATCACGCTGGAGACCAAGACCGCAACTACTGGGACCATCTGATGAAATTTCTTGACGAGATTGATGCAGACTATGGGTACTGGGCCCTTAATCCAAGAAAACCTGGAGGATACGACAACGAAACATATGGACTACTTAGAGATGACTGGGAAACGCCTGTCGACGATTACCGGCTTGCAGATTTGCAGAAGCTGATGAAGCCTCGAAAGGAGCGCACCGTGAAATTTAATGTCCAGCAATAG
- a CDS encoding Vacuolar segregation protein pep7, which produces MAARRSLGGGRVLGSGNGLAPPSPATSSTATPKPIHTVRSPGLLSPSDSSVSLSSLASSTPISTDHEDLTSRIALDEHASAHAAAAASNRLVCPICSEEMVTLLQLNRHIDDNHANLEEIEQDEAKTWFKQQMTKAKKFQPLALINQKLRGLEVFESNNDMSAPMQAIQTAVAGARESSPAPVPTPIRKEPETPDPDEVVTRAHWQRPRGFDDCSDPLCGKRLGPANGQVNCRHCGKLFCEEHTMYQMKLSRSAKHEPVRGLWCRVCEACYKSRDGYNDHHGFERNHLDFFKGARRKTVDKQYLETSRLETRLTRLTQLLADPPPDQGQSTTNLLWSSLSGNKPQIRALEQSIVPWEEDTKVAECPFCQQPFSQYSLRRHHCRICGRVVCGDPNTGCSSDIGLDVDSKKNGAKVAVDVRMCKDCQRTIFSKADFARELSTKSPDQRAYENLLQFEHGIRLLLPKFQRLLAPLQDPEHPPTPAQLAEASKIRKRLTDAFTQYDVASRRIRDLPTTSPTQEQLQKAIYSKALTFLHTHMLPLKALPKILKHATPNGLRNPPVPSNGKPQGALAAIKYNAITNGLARPGSSRTSSESSVAVTALEAEEKELKNRLIVLEEQKFFVSEMIADANKRRKFDEVSALSQNVEDLSKEIDQIQSQISGMDFAGAYAADGVIK; this is translated from the exons ATGGCCGCCCGCAGAAGTCTGGGCGGTGGGCGAGTGCTCGGGTCTGGCAACGGGCTGGCACCTCCGTCGCCAGCGACATCCTCGACCGCAACCCCCAAGCCTATTCACACCGTACGCAGTCCCGGCCTGCTATCGCCCTCCGACAGCTCCGTGTCGCTTTCTTCGCTGGCCTCGAGTACGCCGATATCGACAGACCACGAAGACCTCACCTCCCGCATCGCCCTCGACGAGCATGCCTCCGCCCACGCCGCGGCTGCAGCCAGCAACCGCCTGGTCTGCCCGATATGCAGTGAAGAGATG GTCACACTGTTGCAGCTGAACAG GCATATCGATGACAACCATGCCAATCTGGAAGAGATCGAGCAGGATGAGGCCAAGACATGGTTCAAGCAGCAAATGACAAAGGCGAAGAAGTTCCAACCGCTGGCACTCATCAACCAGAAGTTGCGCGGCCTGGAAGTCTTCGAGAGCAATAATGACATGTCTGCACCGATGCAGGCTATTCAAACAGCAGTCGCAGGGGCGAGGGAATCATCGCCTGCTCCAGTGCCAACGCCAATCCGTAAGGAGCCTGAGACTCCCGACCCCGACGAGGTCGTTACTCGAGCACATTGGCAGCGTCCTAGAGGCTTCGATGACTGCTCTGATCCACTATGTGGGAAGCGCCTTGGGCCTGCGAATGGTCAAGTCAATTGCCGACATTGCGGCAAGTTATTCTGTGAGGAGCACACCATGTATCAGATGAAGCTTTCCAGGTCTGCGAAGCATGAGCCTGTTCGTGGCTTGTGGTGTCGAGTCTGTGAGGCGTGCTACAAAAGTCGAGATGGCTACAATGACCACCATGGCTTCGAACGAAATCACCTTGACTTCTTCAAAGGTGCGAGGAGGAAAACAGTCGACAAGCAATACCTGGAGACGAGTCGGCTGGAGACAAGACTTACGAGGCTTACACAACTCCTGGCTGATCCTCCTCCAGACCAAGGTCAGAGCACAACTAACTTGCTGTGGTCATCGCTTTCTGGCAACAAGCCGCAGATACGAGCTCTCGAGCAGTCTATCGTGCCCTGGGAGGAGGACACCAAAGTGGCAGAATGTCCCTTCTGCCAACAACCCTTTTCCCAATACAGTCTGCGGCGACATCACTGTCGCATATGCGGAAGAGTAGTGTGTGGTGATCCAAATACAGGCTGTTCAAGCGATATCGGTCTGGACGTCGATAGCA AAAAGAATGGCGCAAAGGTCGCTGTCGATGTGCGCATGTGTAAAGATTGCCAGAGGACGATATTCAGCAAAGCCGACTTTGCTCGCGAGCTTAGCACGAAATCACCGGACCAGCGCGCATACGAGAACCTGCTGCAATTCGAGCACGGCATACGTCTCCTGTTGCCAAAGTTCCAGCGTCTCTTAGCACCTTTGCAGGACCCAGAGCATCCTCCAACACCAGCGCAACTTGCGGAAGCTTCCAAGATACGCAAGCGCCTGACCGATGCCTTCACGCAATACGATGTTGCTTCACGACGCATACGAGATCTACCCACCACCAGTCCTACTCAAGAGCAGCTTCAAAAGGCCATCTACTCGAAAGCTCTTACGTTCTTGCACACGCATATGCTGCCGTTGAAGGCATTGCCCAAGATCCTCAAACATGCAACCCCCAATGGTCTGCGAAACCCGCCCGTGCCGAGCAACGGGAAGCCGCAAGGAGCTCTAGCAGCAATCAAGTACAATGCAATTACGAATGGACTTGCAAGACCGGGAAGTAGTCGCACTAGTAGTGAGAGCTCCGTGGCCGTCACTGCGCTTGAAGCCGAGGAGAAGGAACTGAAGAACAGGTTGATCGTTCTTGAAGAACAAAAGTTCTTCGTATCGGAGATGATCGCTGATGCAAACAAGCGGCGCAAGTTCGATGAAGTCTCCGCCTTGTCACAGAACGTCGAAGACTTGTCGAAGGAGATCGACCAGATACAAAGCCAGATCTCGGGCATGGACTTTGCAGGCGCATATGCCGCTGATGGTGTCATCAAGTGA
- a CDS encoding MFS-type transporter ppsE: protein MDDDEKQPVEAVEEETGLKPTYTHSKEEEHDQYNDKTPTAKRGLGYSEADLENHRLSLHHAQSHVSTHDAAIVHHDHDQHFEAGDEIYDKFSPRRKMLIVSIMSFCSFLAPISSTSILAASPEVVATFDTTGTIFNISNALYMLFMGISPLFYGPIGQTYGRKWTLSIAAVTFTALSIGTALSPNLAAYFVFRMLTAFQGTAFLIIGGTVIGDIYKPIERGTAYGWFMSGTLIGPAMGPFIGGIIVTYVSWRDIFWLQTALSGFSTVLVIFFLPETIHRRRSDELVGLSRAKKAKQLWAWVNPARVLFLFKYPNLIIIGLASSSLVWNMYSLLTPIRYVLNPRFGLTTPLQSGLFYIAPGCGYLFGTFFGGKWADRVVKKWIIKRGEHVAEDRLHSSLITMGIVIPACMIVYGWSIEKEVGGIPLPVIAMFLQGVAQLFCFPSLNTYCLDVMQKRSSEVVAGNYFMRYLFGAAGSAAVLPIVDAIGVGWFSTISALFVFLGAFGTWCVTVWGRQWRDAIDKDKEGEDQ from the exons ATGGACGACGACGAGAAGCAGCCCGTGGAGGCTGTCGAGGAAGAAACTGGACTCAAGCCCACGTACACGCACTCCAAGGAAGAGGAGCACGACCAATATAATGACAAGACCCCCACGGCAAAGAGAGGACTTGGATATTCGGAAGCAGACCTGGAGAATCACCGGCTTAGCCTGCACCATGCACAATCGCATGTCTCGACGCATGATGCTGCCATAGTTCACCACGACCATGACCAGCACTTCGAGGCTGGCGACGAAA TATACGACAAGTTCAGCCCGAGACGAAAGATGCTCATCGTCTCCATCATGAGCTTCTGCTCATTCCTAGCACCCATCAGCTCGACAAGCATTCTCGCGGCCAGTCCCGAAGTCGTGGCGACATTCGACACCACCGGAACAATCTTCAACATCAGCAACGCTCTCTACATGCTGTTTATGGGTATCTCGCCACTCTTCTATGGACCTATAGGTCAGACCTACGGCAGGAAGTGGACGCTATCGATTGCCGCTGTCACATTCACGGCCTTGAGCATTGGCACAGCTCTGTCACCGAACTTGGCTGCCTACTTTGTCTTCCGTATGTTAACGGCCTTCCAAGGGACCGCCTTCTTGATCATCGGAGGAACGGTCATTGGGGACATCTACAAGCCGATTGAACGTGGCACGGCCTATGGGTGGTTCATGTCTGGCACGTTGATCGGTCCAGCCATGGGTCCCTTCATTGGCGGAATTATCGTGACCTATGTGTCTTGGCGCGACATCTTCTGGCTACAGACAGCACTCTCCGGCTTCAGTACCGTACTCGTCATCTTCTTCCTCCCCGAGACAATCCACCGCCGGCGAAGTGACGAGCTAGTCGGCCTCTCCAGAGCAAAGAAAGCCAAGCAACTATGGGCATGGGTCAATCCAGCTAGGGTTCTCTTCCTGTTCAAGTATCCGAACCTCATCATCATCGGTTTGGCCTCTTCAAGTCTGGTCTGGAACATGTACTCCCTCCTCACACCGATCCGATACGTCCTCAACCCGCGCTTTGGCCTAACCACACCACTGCAGTCCGGCCTGTTCTACATCGCGCCAGGTTGCGGGTACCTTTTCGGTACCTTCTTCGGCGGCAAGTGGGCAGATCGCGTGGTGAAGAAGTGGATCATCAAGCGCGGTGAGCATGTCGCGGAGGATCGTCTCCATTCCTCTCTCATCACGATGGGTATCGTGATCCCAGCGTGCATGATCGTCTATGGTTGGAGCATCGAGAAAGAGGTCGGCGGCATACCATTGCCTGTCATTGCCATGTTCTTACAGGGTGTCGCGCAACTATTCTGCTTCCCTTCGCTGAAC ACCTACTGCCTCGACGTGATGCAAAAACGCTCCAGCGAAGTCGTAGCAGGCAATTACTTCATGCGCTACCTCTTCGGCGCCGCAGGCTCAGCAGCAGTGCTCCCCATCGTCGACGCAATCGGTGTAGGTTGGTTCAGCACCATCTCAGCACTCTTCGTCTTCCTCGGCGCATTTGGGACGTGGTGTGTAACAGTTTGGGGACGACAATGGAGGGACGCAATCGATAAGGACAAAGAAGGAGAGGACCAGTAG
- a CDS encoding putative translation initiation factor eIF-2B subunit delta: MSEQQKPDAPAAQEQKLPPAELKKRAKAEKQARRAAQKEQTAAPTGGPPAEAAAANVETKPTKQGGNAGPAQQKPKGEKQQQPTGAQKQGEQNKGPGGAQQASLPVRNRRGSQSQPAPKEPVKRQENKQVELFSHLYNQPRRHTLEGVSKDVHPAVLALGFQMSSYEICGSSARCVAMLLAFKEAIQEYTTPAGTSLARHLTSHYLSPQIDFLKSCRPISESMGNAIRWLKKLIVEVDPDMPEHEAKDDLCDNIDRFIMERITATDQAIASSASQLIKHGSVVLTYAKSSIVEKTILQAHAAGTKFRLIVVDSRPLFEGKNLATSLMNAGLQVEYYAYAGLARAVSDATLVLLGAHSMLSNGRLQSRIGTASLAAAAHRVDIPVIVCCESVKFSGKVALDSIVINEVAPAEELLLPAKPQLSIPTSKDSRSDEGEETKLKNLHDWKDIQNLQILNLMYDITPAEYIRMVICEYGSVPPSSVPVVHRLANEGI, encoded by the coding sequence ATGTCTGAGCAACAGAAGCCAGATGCACCAGCAGCGCAGGAGCAGAAGCTCCCTCCAGCCGAGCTGAAGAAAAGAGCCAAAGCAGAGAAGCAGGCCAGAAGAGCAGCGCAGAAGGAACAGACCGCTGCGCCTACAGGTGGTCCGCCAGCAGAAGCTGCCGCAGCGAACGTAGAGACGAAGCCTACCAAACAAGGTGGAAATGCCGGACCTGCGCAACAAAAGCCCAAGGGCGAAAAGCAACAGCAGCCAACAGGAGCACAAAAGCAGGGCGAGCAGAACAAGGGCCCAGGCGGCGCGCAGCAGGCTTCATTGCCAGTGAGGAATCGCAGAGGATCGCAGAGCCAGCCAGCGCCGAAAGAGCCAGTGAAGAGGCAGGAGAACAAGCAGGTCGAGCTGTTCAGTCACCTGTACAACCAGCCACGCCGACATACCCTCGAAGGAGTCTCGAAAGACGTCCATCCTGCGGTGCTGGCGCTCGGCTTCCAGATGAGCAGCTATGAGATCTGCGGCAGTAGCGCGAGATGTGTCGCTATGCTCCTTGCATTCAAGGAAGCCATCCAAGAATACACAACCCCAGCGGGCACATCTCTTGCTCGACACTTGACGAGTCACTATCTCTCCCCACAAATCGACTTTCTAAAGTCATGTCGGCCGATCTCCGAGTCTATGGGTAATGCTATCCGATGGCTAAAGAAGCTGATAGTCGAAGTCGACCCGGATATGCCAGAACATGAAGCGAAGGATGACCTCTGCGACAACATTGATCGCTTCATCATGGAGCGCATCACAGCCACGGATCAGGCCATCGCTAGCTCGGCGAGCCAACTGATCAAACATGGCTCGGTTGTACTTACGTATGCAAAGAGCTCCATCGTCGAGAAGACCATCTTGCAGGCACATGCCGCAGGCACGAAGTTTCGGCTCATAGTGGTTGACTCGCGACCGCTTTTCGAGGGCAAGAACCTTGCCACTTCACTCATGAACGCTGGACTGCAAGTCGAGTACTACGCTTATGCCGGTCTTGCCAGAGCAGTATCCGATGCGACCCTGGTGCTCCTCGGTGCCCATTCGATGCTGTCCAACGGCCGTCTCCAATCACGAATCGGCACAGCCTCGCTTGCAGCAGCTGCACACCGAGTCGACATCCCAGTCATCGTGTGCTGTGAATCAGTCAAGTTCAGTGGCAAGGTAGCACTGGACAGCATCGTCATCAACGAGGTAGCACCGGCGGAAGAGCTTCTCCTGCCCGCGAAGCCACAACTATCGATCCCTACATCGAAGGACTCCAGGAGTGACGAAGGCGAGGAAACGAAATTGAAGAACTTGCATGATTGGAAGGATATTCAGAACCTGCAGATTCTGAATTTGATGTATGATATTACGCCGGCTGAGTATATTCGGATGGTGATTTGCGAGTATGGCAGTGTGCCGCCGAGCTCGGTGCCTGTAGTGCACAGGCTGGCGAATGAGGGTATTTAA
- a CDS encoding Glutamine--tRNA ligase protein virJ, with amino-acid sequence MADAAEKGPSKRALEKEAKKAAAKAAKAAAKANNAPTENKPKEAVDPFKTGWLKGVYNEKPVADVQTRFPPEPNGYLHIGHAKAITVNFGFAKSYGGKCNLRFDDTNPAKEEEQFFTSIKDMVSWLGFEPARITHSSDDFDRLYELAEELIRRGKAYVCFCSAEAVKAGRGGKEHGPRSVCEHWSHTPEKNLEEFRAMRDNKYDAGVAVLRMKQYLGTKSEEYEVNEDDTPEIKKEKAKLKALADNPALWDVAAYRIKKENYHHRTGDKWRIYPTYEFTHCLCDSFEGITHSLCTAEFETLRPAYNWLLEALDHKLPGSDEKGPMQREYGRLNVEGTILSKRRIAMLVNGATVGDEKPDPVDEAAEGVDGIKLEEEGDEEPETTAEAAKAVTNGAGRKIPPVVRDWNDPRLFTLVALRRRGVPPGALKKFVLDLGVTKANANTMTHSLDSTIRTYLERTVPRLMLVLDPIKVVFDNLPDDYIEEREVPFDPKDAEKGTHKVPFTKIIYIDRDDFREVDDPDFFRLSPGQSVGLLNAEHPIKCISFTKDDKTGKVNEIRAEYGQEVKLGKARIHWVGESALHKSPIKAECRIFNALFKTSKPNELDWKNGGYYEDVNPESEVVFPNAMVECGFLEIKVKAPWPKTEGESDSRTADKSSVRFQGLRTAFFAEDSDSTADKVILNRIVSLKEDTGKK; translated from the exons ATGGCCGACGCCGCTGAGAAAGGACCATCGAAGCGGGCGCTTGAAAAGGAGGCCAAAAAGGCGGCAGCAAAGGCAGCCAAAGCAGCAGCGAAGGCTAACAATGCTCCCACAGAGAACAAGCCCAAAGAAGCTGTCGATCCGTTCAAGACGGGCTGGTTGAAGGGCGTCTACAACGAGAAGCCAGTCGCAGACGTACAAACACGATTTCCACCAGAACCAAATGGCTATCTTCACATTGGTCACGCGAAGGCGATCACAGTCAACTTCGGCTTCGCAAAGTCGTATGGAGGAAAGTGCAATCTCCGTTTCGACGACACGAACCCTgcgaaggaggaggagcagTTCTTCACAAGCATAAAGGATATGGTCAGTTGGCTTGGCTTCGAACCCGCCCGGATTACTCACTCATCCGATGACTTCGATCGCTTGTACGAATTGGCAGAAGAGCTTATCAGGCGCGGTAAGGCGTACGTGTGTTTCTGTTCCGCCGAGGCAGTAAAAGCTGGCAGAGGTGGCAAGGAACATGGCCCTCGAAGCGTATGTGAGCATTGGTCGCACACGCCCGAGAAGAATCTCGAGGAGTTTCGGGCGATGAGAGACAACAAATACGACGCAGGCGTAGCTGTTCTACGGATGAAGCAGTATCTTGGCACAAAGTCGGAAGAGTATGAGGTGAACGAGGACGACACGCCTGAGATCAAGAAGGAGAAAGCCAAGCTGAAAGCGCTCGCGGATAACCCTGCTCTGTGGGATGTTGCGGCATATCGAATCAAGAAGGAGAACTACCACCACAGGACCGGCGACAAGTGGAGGATATATCCCACCTACGAGTTTACACACTGTCTATGCGATTCGTTCGAGGGTATCACCCACAGTCTGTGTACAGCCGAATTCGAGACACTCCGCCCTGCATACAATTGGCTGCTCGAAGCACTGGACCACAAGCTACCTGGGAGCGACGAAAAGGGTCCGATGCAGAGAGAATACGGCAGGCTCAATGTGGAAGGGACCATTCTCTCCAAACGAAGAATCGCGATGCTTGTCAACGGCGCCACTGTTGGAGACGAGAAGCCTGATCCGGTCGACGAAGCCGCTGAAGGAGTGGACGGGATAAAGCTCGAAGAAGAGGGTGACGAGGAACCGGAAACGACGGCGGAAGCAGCAAAGGCTGTGACCAACGGCGCTGGTAGGAAGATCCCGCCTGTCGTGCGTGACTGGAACGACCCGCGCCTATTCACGCTCGTAGCGCTCCGACGCCGTGGCGTGCCACCAGGCGCACTCAAGAAGTTTGTACTGGATCTAGGTGTGACGAAGGCGAATGCAAATACCATGACTCACAGTCTCGACTCGACGATACGGACCTATCTCGAGCGCACAGTGCCCCGGCTGATGCTTGTTCTGGATCCTATCAAGGTGGTTTTCGATAACTTGCCTGATGACTACATCGAGGAGCGAGAAGTTCCCTTCGACCCTAAGGATGCCGAGAAGGGCACACATAAG GTGCCCTTCACAAAGATCATATACATCGACAGAGACGACTTTCGCGAGGTGGACGACCCCGATTTCTTCCGTCTGTCACCTGGCCAGAGTGTCGGTTTGTTAAATGCGGAACACCCGATCAAGTGCATTTCCTTCACAAAGGACGACAAGACCGGCAAGGTCAACGAGATCCGCGCCGAGTATGGCCAGGAAGTCAAGCTCGGGAAAGCCCGTATCCACTGGGTCGGTGAGTCCGCCTTGCACAAGTCGCCGATCAAAGCAGAATGTCGCATCTTCAACGCACTCTTCAAGACGAGCAAGCCAAATGAGCTGGACTGGAAGAACGGCGGCTATTACGAAGACGTCAACCCAGAGAGTGAAGTCGTCTTTCCCAATGCCATGGTCGAATGTGGCTTCCTCGAGATCAAGGTCAAGGCGCCTTGGCCAAAGACGGAAGGTGAGTCGGACTCACGCACTGCCGACAAGAGCAGTGTGCGATTCCAAGGCCTGCGGACCGCGTTCTTTGCGGAGGATAGCGACTCCACGGCGGACAAGGTGATTCTGAATCGCATCGTCAGTCTGAAGGAGGACACCGGGAAGAAGTAG
- a CDS encoding Autophagy-related protein 37 has protein sequence MADSIDRVFGHALITVNKIRPGSQKPPSADRLALYGLYKQSMEGDVAHIADRPSSSPSTPNDQLKKEQEQWDAWKANEGLSRTEAKRRYIERLISTMHKYASTTPEARELVEELEFVWDQIKNNSQHSSSEHSSPLQTIERRDYMHSGGSSGNNGGASASAAALESGGKDSNKGLRVLSPQSEADEDEAAEDEREEFVDAPISQIDEADLQEPSEPGNDGSSPDRFLAPRRPIPSASENRWRRRMESSLIKLTTEITALREQLESRRWLNYQRKHSWLGWVARLSWWAVQLVVADAVILWIVILYMRRKQDRRLEGAVRVLLGDAVAQVQNLGTQVKIPAMPRIRKPKE, from the exons ATGGCGgactctatag ACAGGGTGTTCGGACACGCTCTCATCACCGTGAACAAAATAAGACCAGGCTCACAAAAGCCGCCCAGTGCCGATCGACTTGCACTGTATGGACTGTACAAACAGTCTATGGAAGGCGATGTAGCGCATATCGCCGACCGACCATCATCATCGCCCAGTACACCAAATGATCAGCTGAAGAAAGAGCAAGAGCAGTGGGATGCTTGGAAGGCGAACGAAGGGCTGAGTAGGACCGAGGCCAAGAGGCGATACATCGAGAGGCTCATCTCGACGATGCACAAGTACGCTTCCACGACGCCAGAGGCGCGAGAGCTTGTGGAAGAGCTGGAGTTTGTGTGGGACCAGATAAAGAACAATTCGCAACATTCGAGCTCAGAGCATTCATCGCCCTTGCAGACCATCGAGAGAAGGGACTACATGCATTCTGGCGGGAGCTCGGGAAACAATGGCGGAGCCAGTGCATCAGCTGCTGCTCTCGAGAGTGGCGGCAAGGACAGCAATAAAGGACTGCGAGTGCTGTCGCCGCAGTCGGAGGCTGATGAAGATGAGGCAGCAGAGGATGAGCGGGAAGAGTTCGTTGACGCGCCAATATCGCAGATTGACGAGGCTGATCTGCAAGAGCCCTCAGAGCCTGGGAACGACGGCTCATCCCCAGACCGGTTCCTTGCGCCACGTCGACCTATCCCTTCGGCGTCGGAGAACCGCTGGAGGAGACGAATGGAGTCATCATTGATCAAGCTTACGACGGAGATCACAGCCTTGCGCGAGCAGCTCGAATCGAGGCGATGGCTCAACTACCAGCGGAAACACAGCTGGCTGGGGTGGGTCGCGAGGTTGAGTTGGTGGGCTGTTCAGCTTGTGGTGGCAGATGCTGTCATACTCTGGATCGTGATACTGTATATGAGACGGAAGCAAGACCGAAGACTGGAAGGCGCTGTGCGGGTTTTGCTTGGAGATGCCGTTGCACAGGTGCAGAATCTGGGAACACAAGTGAAGATACCCGCAATGCCGCGCATAAGGAAGCCGAAAGAGTGA